In Colletotrichum destructivum chromosome 1, complete sequence, the sequence ATTCTTCCAGCCCAACGCCAACTTGCACGGGCTGCAATCTCAATTTTCTGTACCCGGATTCTATTTGCAAGGGAGGAGGAAACAATGCAGGCAAATACAAGAAAACAGATTTGTAGGGACAGAGGCCCAAAGTCAACAGTAACTATACTCAGCAGGTACCACGTCATcttgaagggggggagaggctGAGTCTACGGGGTGGACGGGGGCGGCTGATATTCGACGGGAGGTGGAAGCCCGTCATGATACAAGTTTAGCAACAGCTCCAGCGACGGGCCCCGTCCGCAACCGTCGCCCGATGCTCCCGCTATAACGTGCTGACACCTTGAACTCTCGGTTTCCCAAGCCCCAGGAGCGTCGGTGGGTTTTCATCTCTTCGAGACCCCGGAACATGGACATCGCACACCCCAACCCAACGTCGACCACGGTCAAGCGGCCCACAGCCCAGTGCCGCCCAATGGTTGGTAATCACAATTGGACAAAAAGGAGCTTCAGGCTTGCAggctcgccgaggccccCCTGTGACCAACCCTAGTCGCTGGGTCATGGAACTTTTCCCACGCGTCGGTGGGTGGACGTTGCCCCAGATGGGCACTGGCTACCTCCTACAGCActggcaccggcaccggcactGGCCATAGAATAGCAATGGCAATGGTAAGCTCGGTGCGTCGAAATATCCATGTTGGATTTGCGACTGGATTTCCTTGAGATAATGCGCATCTCTgtgccggtgccgttggTACGACCAGGCCTCCCTCTCTGGTGTCCGAGTTGAGGTAGCCCTACGGTTTGTCTTTTGTTTTACACCCTCTGTAACATGCCGCTATTACTCCATTCCTCTTGTGTGGTTGGTAGCCTGGGCCGGCTTCAGGAAATTCCGTCGTGGGATTTCCAAGTAGGTGGTTGAAGATATCAGCCGGGTACCATGGATACTGTGTAGGTAGTAGGTAGGTGTGCGCAAGGAGTCAAAAACAGAGGGTAGTAGGTAGCTAGCTACCTAGGCCtagctacctaggtaggccGGTTAGGCACGTAGGTCAGGCAGTATTAGTATTGGTCCATGGGTTTTGAGtgagagatagagagagagagagtgtgggAAGAGGCAAGGAAGACATGATCGTTAGGATGGAGGCACGTCTACAGCACAGATTGCACACTCCCCGCCACCCACACCCCTGCTGCCGCAGCTACGCAAGCCCTGGTCGCGCGTTCCCATTCCTCCCGTTGCCGAGAGAAACGTGCCTGCCCTACCTGAAGCTCGCTCACTGGTCGACGGGATGGTGATGACCGGCGTGCTGAGAACAGGAAACAGGAGAAGGCGCTTGCTGGTGCATTCGGCGGCATGCCAAACACCTGAAACCacctttctctctttctgtctgCAATATGCCTTGATGACTGCTTGCTGCCTATCTGTCAtgtctacctacctacctacctacctacctacagcCTACCTGGCAATACAGGCATTCTtagaagacgacgacgggacGTGGAGACAGCGCGTAGCGGAGCAGTCAGCACTCggcaagggaaaggggaaaaaagtgaagaaaaaaaaaagttcgAGACCTCAATGACCCCAATTAATTATTTTGGCATCCAGACATCCCCTCTCTactttttccccttctccctccgGTGTCACTTTGGCGCACTCCACCATCCTAGGCTCAAGATCACTATCCTCTCCTGCTGTCTGCAGGAAATAGACCCCCTCTCTTTATCTTGTGCATAAGTGAAGTAAGAACATCACTGGGGcatttcccccttctctcttcttttcttcttctattTTTCTCTCTTGGTCCAACAATTTCTCCCtctgccttttttttttgcctttacctacctagggAAGAAGCCCATAGTATCAGcaccacccacacccaccagCGATCACTTAGTGCCCATAGCACTATCCCTCTTTAGCCTACCCCCTGTAGTACGAGCGGCCCCCCTCACGCTCTCCCACGCAGGCGCAGACGCAGACACAGACGCAGAAGAGATCGatccctccatctctctttctgGACTGGACTGGTTCTGCTTGctgctcctcctctcctgccTTTCCGACCGagcagcccgccgccgcccaacacAAAACACGAAAATCCTCCTCCCCTCAAACCCACCCTcacctctcctccccccaaagCCTCTTTCCCCCCCACGAGGCCACATCTGATCCCAACGGCGACGATACGTCTAATCAAGACGACAACGCGATCCAGAGATTTCCATCTCTCCATACAATCACACCAACGACGATCAATCAGTAAAACGACTAACGCATCTCTCTTCCCGGCTTTCGCGGCGGCTGCtgaggaaggaaaaaaaaaaaacaaaggCGAAGCTATCAACACAGAGAGACGGCCCTATCTCAGCGGCGATTTCCACCCCATACAGGCGAACTCGTTCCCGCACAGGGACGACGAAAATTTTCTCATCGACGACGCGAGACGCTACCACACAGATTGGTCTGCGAACATTTTCAAACAAACCGTCCATCTGTCGCCGCCTTTTCTCCTCCACGCAGAAAGGCCTACAAGAGCTGAGATCACTTCGCCGTAAGTACCTTCGCCGTCCCTTCCTGCTCGtgttttccccccctcctcccttctcACCACATCGCCCATTTCTCCGGACGCTTCCCAAACAAATTCGCTCCCAACAAACACTTCTGCCTGCGTCGCGCTGTGCTAACAACGCTTTGCCGAACGACAGACCCTAGAAGTGCATCATCCCCGTAATTTGGGCATCCTTTGTCTCTGGCCGCTGCAAAGTATACCCCTGGTACTCTTGCCTGCCGCAGTCGCGAATCACCCTCTCGGTATCAGCGGGCCATCTTTCTGGCTGGTGAGGATAAAAGATGGCGGACCAACATGAGGTCGACCTTGACTCGATAATCGACCGTCTCCTCGAGGTTCGGGGCAGCCGTCCTGGCAAGCAGGttcagctcctcgaggcTGAGATTCGCTACCTGTGCACCAAGGCTCGCGAGATCTTCATCTCCCAGCCCATCCTCCTTGAGCTGGAGGCCCCAATCAAGGTAAGCAGTTTTCTTGTCCGTGGCTTGCATTGGTCATCAGCtttccctcgccctcgccttgTAATCCCTGAATAGCACAGACCTGCTGACGCCGACCCCTCATTCAGATCTGCGGCGACATCCACGGACAATATTACGACCTGCTTCGTCTCTTTGAGTACGGCGGCTTCCCTCCCGAGGCCAACTACCTCTTCCTTGGTGACTACGTCGATCGTGGCAAACAGTCTCTCGAGACCATCTGCCTGTTGCTTGCCTACAAGATCAAGTACCCCGAGAACTTCTTCATCCTGCGCGGTAACCACGAATGTGCCTCCATCAACCGTATCTACGGCTTTTACGACGAGTGCAAGCGCCGCTACAACATCAAGCTATGGAAGACATTTACGGACTGCTTCAACTGCCTGCCTATCGCCGCTATCATCGACGAGAAGATTTTCACCATGCACGGTGGTCTCAGCCCTGACCTGAACTCCATGGAGCAGATTCGCCGCGTCATGCGACCCACCGACGTACGTTGTATCCTGTTATCGAGGCCAAGCCTTGGCCTGCCCTGTCGggtttccttttctcttgGGTGTAGAGAGAAATATTGACGTCTTCTTTTCCAGATTCCCGACTGCGGTCTTCTCTGCGATCTTTTGTGGTCTGATCCCGACAAAGACATCACGGGCTGGAGCGAAAACGACAGAGGTGTCTCCTTCACCTTCGGTCCCGATGTTGTTTCCAGATTCCTCCAGAAGCACGACATGGATCTGATTTGCCGTGCCCATCAAGTCGTGGAAGACGGCTACGAGTTCTTCTCTAAGCGTCAGCTGGTTACTCTCTTCAGCGCACCGAACTACTGCGGAGAGTTTGACAACGCCGGAGCGATGATGAGTGTGGACGAGAGCTTGCTCTGCTCCTTCCAGGTGAGGGGAATACATTGGGATGACAGTGGACTCGTCGCATTGCTAACATCTCATGCCCTCGCAGATTCTGAAACCCGCTGAGAAGAAACAAAAGTACGTTCCCGGTGGTCTCGGAGGCAACAGCCGACCTGTCACTTCTCCCCGAAAGTCCGCTTCCAAGTGATTCTGAAGAGTTTATACGAACATGCACATCTTTCTAGGTTCGGCCGTCGTTAATTAGCTTCCCGCCCATCTCGACCGCACGACTCTTCCCCATCGACGCGGGTCATTCGCCCCGCCCCCGCTCTCCCACTTTCTGGATTCCCTAGGGGTCTCTCTCCGTCAACTCTTCAACCTGTCCGATTCTTCTCGAGCACACCCATCCGATCACAACCCGCGCAAACTGTTCACGATTACGGCTGTCTGGTAGCTGAAGATAAACACAAAAACACTGGAATTTGCAATGGCTACCACAACGTTTCACGTGTCTCTCTGTGCGGAACCCCATGGTGGACATGAACTCGCCTGGGGTCCAATAATGAGTGATTTGAACGCAATAGCGCACCCCAAGACACGAAGTTCGACGGTGGCTACTTTCGTCTTCACCGTTCACCAACCTGAGCAGTTGCATATCCCCCAAGACTGTTTCCTATCCGACTTGTCTTCACGTCAGCTGGGTGGTGGTCTATCGCGGTTGCGGGGACGTGACAGTGACCGCCCACTCTGTTCGTCTCGGTTTCTGATGCTCGCCTTGGAGTCTCGGCCTTGGGGATCTCTGCTGTGCCCCAGCTTAAGCACCGTGGCACCTGTATGACTATAATTTCACGCGGAACGGGGAGAACTAAGCCGGGCCGGAGTTGGCATTTTGGTGTCTaggaggggaaggaaggtATCACATCGGCTGGGCAACATGAGCCCAattcctttttttttctcttcacTTTTTCTGGGAGAAAGGTCATGGGCGGCCACTTTGACTTCTCTCTTGCTTGTACTTCTCACCACTGATTTCggtttttctttcttatGCTGGAAAGGCATTTATCTGGTCCGTCGACGGAGGGCAGGCACCAAGACATCAGATCCTGCGATCATTCCTTGGTATATTCCTAGGATAAAATGACGTCCGACATCCTGATCCAAGTCAACAGTCTATGTAAACACATGAACGACACCCACCACTCAAGGTAGATTAGTGTATTGCTTTCATGGCCGGTGAAGACCGGCAGTGGTGAGCCTTCAATTTGAATGCTCCCCTTCTGTGGTTTATGTCTGCGCAACTTGAGCCATGAGATAGGTTGGGTAAAGGTTTCGAAACTACCAAGCTCGTGCTGTCTTGCTTGATGTTATAATGCAACGCATACATCCCTCCGCCACCTAATAGGCCGCATGAACGCCGCCTATCCCGGTCCACATTCCAGGTTCCTTCACCTCTGGCTGGCGAACACTGGACAACGATATGGCGAGGAATGCGTATATGTACTTGCGGAGGCGAGGCGTGTTGTTCGCACGACCTTGTCTACTACGACTGGCCCAGCCCCCCCTAAGCGGACAGGCGGAGGCCGGTGTCTCCAGATTGGCGCCGATCTTTTTGTAGCTCAGGCACAGTCCTCGCATTTCTCTTTGTTAGCATCGGCCGGCGGGTCGTCAAAATGCTGCCTCGGCAGCATGCCGGCGGACGACATCTCGGTCTTGGCCTTCTGACCCGTGTTGGCGCGtgcggcgccgatggcgtcACGGACCGCCTCGCTGAGTGTGCTCTGCTCCTGTTCGGCAGCggatgtggtggtggtgatgttcGGAGCGTCCTCACCGGTGGGTGTCTTATTGGCGTTGGCGGGGTGCTTCTTCAGCTGGGAGACGACGTCAGAGGCGGATGAGGGAGCCATTGTCGGTGCCTCTGCTATTGCGTCCGAAGCTAGAGAGACTTGGGTACTAGGTGTCGTTGTGTCGGGAGTGGGCTTCGCGTGCTTGCGGTCGACGTGACCGAGGTCCCTATTGGGCTGGATGACGTCGCGGAGACGGCGCTTCagctccttggtctcggggaAGCCTCCCTCGGTCTTGCGGTCCCAGAGGATCGTGGTCGAGGTCGtttcggcgccggcgggaaGGTGAGTCAGAGTGACTATGAAAGCCCCGCCTGTGGAAGGCTGGAGAGCGACTTCACCGATGGATGTTGAAAATGTCGAAAGGAGCTCCTGGGCAAACTAATGGTTGAGAATGCGTATTAGTGAGAGGGCCGTTTGGTAAGGCTAAACTCGGGGACGTATTAAGAGGGTAGAGGCGATCCGGAAGATGATCGAATTCCGAGGACGGGCAAACTAGCAAGCCAAGACGATGAGAAGAGATAACTGAGGGGTACCGGGGCCGTGTAAAGGAGTGAGGTCATCTGCAGTTAACCTCCCGTGTCTAACCAGGGTAGAACGGTGTTGCCGGTATGGGGTAGCGCAAAGAGGTGCAGGTGCCAAAGGAAGACGGAGCTGGGAAGTACAATGTCTTCTGGATTGGACTTACATATGCTGCGCGAAGCATCCACTTACACTGAGTGCAGAACTGGATGGCAACGCGGGGCAGCAGCGTCGGTGTAGAAACCGATGCTGACTGCGTTGGGGGAGGTACGTCGGCCATTATTAGGCATCAGGGGATTGAAATCCGCGGGGGATGACGTGGAGAGGGGAGTCGAGTTGACAAGACGCTGATCTTCCAGACGTCGGCAGGCGGATCTAGATGTGCACGGCGGATGCCCGTTGCGTGCGGGGGTTTCGGCTTCCAAGCTCAGCTTTTCTGGGAGCCAAGCGGAAGGAAGGCTGTTCGTCGGTGGGTGAGGTTCGCAGTCGTCGACGCAGGATCTTTCTGAGGAAATCGAGACCAGCCAATGTGCACACAATATCGTCGGTGCTCGGATGCCGTTTTTGGCGCGTGCGAATGATGACGCTTGTGGAACTGGGAGGTCGCGCCTCACTAGCATCAAGTTTGTCCTGCGTcatcggacgacgagggctgGCGAAGAGGGAAGGCGGGCGCCCATCCTGGCTAGCCGCCTCTGGATGATAGGGTAAGCGTGCAGCGGAACTGTGGCTAAGCAGCAGTCGGCTGACAAAGACAGGAAGGCATGTAAATAAATAAAAACGAGATAAAAAAGAAGGCCCCGCCGGAGGTattaaaaaaaagaaaaaaaagaactGGAAACAGACATCAGACACGGCGGTTGCGGCTACGCTGCAAACAGCACCAGCTGGCTACAGCTGGTGCTTCTCTCCAAGCCGTTCCCTGGTCAGGAACACACTAA encodes:
- a CDS encoding Putative selenoprotein, Rdx-type; amino-acid sequence: MADVPPPTQSASVSTPTLLPRVAIQFCTQCKWMLRAAYFAQELLSTFSTSIGEVALQPSTGGAFIVTLTHLPAGAETTSTTILWDRKTEGGFPETKELKRRLRDVIQPNRDLGHVDRKHAKPTPDTTTPSTQVSLASDAIAEAPTMAPSSASDVVSQLKKHPANANKTPTGEDAPNITTTTSAAEQEQSTLSEAVRDAIGAARANTGQKAKTEMSSAGMLPRQHFDDPPADANKEKCEDCA
- a CDS encoding Putative serine-threonine protein phosphatase; the encoded protein is MADQHEVDLDSIIDRLLEVRGSRPGKQVQLLEAEIRYLCTKAREIFISQPILLELEAPIKICGDIHGQYYDLLRLFEYGGFPPEANYLFLGDYVDRGKQSLETICLLLAYKIKYPENFFILRGNHECASINRIYGFYDECKRRYNIKLWKTFTDCFNCLPIAAIIDEKIFTMHGGLSPDLNSMEQIRRVMRPTDIPDCGLLCDLLWSDPDKDITGWSENDRGVSFTFGPDVVSRFLQKHDMDLICRAHQVVEDGYEFFSKRQLVTLFSAPNYCGEFDNAGAMMSVDESLLCSFQILKPAEKKQKFGRR